The DNA sequence AGCATTGTAGAAGACACATGAAAGACTTACGATTGGCGAGGTCTCGGCCTGTTTTCTccatttcttcaatcatCATGcggacttcttctttgcttgcCTTTAGCTCCGCTTTCACCTCCGCTAATTGTGTTTCAAGTTCCACGTTCTCATTATGGCCGACTACCAGGGGAGGATCGCCGACAATGGCACGCAGAAACTTTTCCTTCGTCACTTGCTCGACATATGAAAAGCGTAATTTTGAGAAGAGTTCCTTCGCCGCAAACATCAGTATGCGTATCTATTACAAACAAACAGCATCCGCACCTTGTAGTGTGTTAGGTCGGCCTCGAGGGAAGCCGGCGTGGGGTTATCGATCGCAGAAGCATCCGAAGTGCGTTTGGACAAGGATTGACTCTGATTCTCGGCATCAGGCGAAAAGATCGGTTCACTGATACGAAGAATCGCGAGCTGCGATTTTAAATCTCCGCTCTCTTTCTGTAGTTGCTGGAGTTGTTCCAGTATTTCCGCGGGGTTAACATCAGACATGGTTTCGTAGGCGAAGTCTGTGTGGTAGTATTTTGCGACAGTGGCAAGGTATTAAGTCGATTGACTGGTATATTCGAGCCGTACCGAAGTGGTTGAATGTCAACGATAAGCCCCTCAATGCGCTGATAATTGTAGCGCGTCGGCAGAATATGCGGAGATAAACAAAAATAGTAAGACCGCTGATCTTCCCTGCAGGCGGTGAAGGGTTCCCCAGGCAAAGGACGGCAAGTATGATGGAC is a window from the Aspergillus oryzae RIB40 DNA, chromosome 6 genome containing:
- a CDS encoding uncharacterized protein (predicted protein), translating into MSDVNPAEILEQLQQLQKESGDLKSQLAILRISEPIFSPDAENQSQSLSKRTSDASAIDNPTPASLEADLTHYKELFSKLRFSYVEQVTKEKFLRAIVGDPPLVVGHNENVELETQLAEVKAELKASKEEVRMMIEEMEKTGRDLANHDAALYFARIHRESRVYNCRTARQTGI